In Armatimonadota bacterium, a genomic segment contains:
- a CDS encoding nitroreductase family protein, with product MRGVEEALGFFATVRGRHSIRAFADRPVASKTLQAILDAANRAPSAGNLQAYEIYVVTHLTTREALARAALDQMFVAQAPVVLVFCAHPTRSARRYGERGRTLYCLQDATIACAYAQLAATALGLATVWVGAFDEEAVRRALGAPPGLRPVAILPVGFPAEAPEITGRRPLEDLVRYIR from the coding sequence ATGCGAGGCGTGGAGGAAGCCCTGGGGTTCTTCGCCACGGTGCGGGGGCGGCATTCCATACGCGCCTTCGCCGATCGGCCGGTCGCCTCGAAGACGCTGCAGGCCATCCTCGACGCCGCGAACCGGGCGCCGTCGGCGGGCAACCTGCAGGCCTATGAGATCTACGTCGTCACACACCTGACCACGCGGGAGGCCCTGGCCCGGGCGGCCCTTGACCAGATGTTCGTGGCTCAGGCCCCCGTGGTGCTGGTCTTCTGCGCCCATCCGACGCGCTCGGCGCGGAGGTACGGAGAGCGGGGGAGGACGCTGTACTGCCTCCAGGACGCGACGATCGCCTGCGCCTACGCCCAGCTGGCCGCCACGGCGCTGGGTCTGGCCACGGTGTGGGTGGGGGCCTTCGACGAGGAGGCCGTGAGGCGTGCCCTGGGCGCCCCTCCGGGCCTCCGGCCGGTGGCCATCCTGCCCGTCGGGTTCCCGGCGGAAGCGCCGGAGATCACCGGCCGACGGCCGCTGGAGGACCTGGTCCGCTACATCAGGTGA
- a CDS encoding heme-binding domain-containing protein produces the protein MRWGVVVLLLAAVAIQVLPYGRVHTNPPVVAEPRWDSPRTRALFLRACGDCHSHLTVWPWYSHIAPVSWWIARDVREGRKEFNVSTWGATESEGDDAAEVVRAGRMPPRLYVLLRPAAQLSAGDTQDLIRGLDATFGGERPQEEDGPPAEGE, from the coding sequence ATGCGTTGGGGAGTTGTTGTCCTCTTGCTGGCGGCGGTGGCCATCCAGGTCCTTCCCTACGGCCGCGTTCACACCAACCCCCCGGTGGTGGCCGAGCCGCGGTGGGACAGCCCGCGGACCCGAGCGCTGTTCCTACGGGCCTGCGGGGACTGCCACAGCCATCTCACCGTCTGGCCGTGGTACAGCCACATCGCGCCCGTATCGTGGTGGATTGCCCGCGACGTCCGGGAGGGCAGGAAGGAGTTCAATGTCTCGACGTGGGGCGCTACGGAGAGCGAGGGCGACGACGCGGCCGAGGTGGTGCGCGCCGGAAGGATGCCGCCGCGGCTCTATGTCCTCCTGCGGCCCGCCGCGCAGCTATCCGCGGGCGACACGCAGGATCTGATCAGGGGGTTGGATGCGACTTTCGGAGGTGAGCGGCCACAGGAGGAGGATGGCCCTCCCGCCGAAGGGGAGTAA
- a CDS encoding cytochrome c oxidase subunit 3, translated as MAAVATVRAPARRLRTLRAGLWLFFVSESFLFAALISARYYLAGFARPAELNQALGLFITAVLLASSLFAYRAEASIICGDRRRFLANTLATVVLGALFLVGVGLEWAEAFVHFPPRDRFGTVFFTLTGTHGLHVLSGVLLLLGVYLHGRRGRYSPEEYWPVEAAVKYWHYVDVVWVFIYPTLYLVTA; from the coding sequence ATGGCCGCGGTAGCGACGGTCCGTGCCCCCGCCCGCCGCCTGCGCACCCTGCGCGCGGGGCTGTGGCTGTTCTTCGTCTCCGAGAGCTTCCTCTTCGCGGCGCTGATCAGCGCCCGGTACTACCTGGCCGGGTTCGCCCGGCCGGCGGAGCTGAACCAGGCTCTGGGGCTGTTCATCACCGCCGTCCTGCTGGCCAGCAGCCTCTTCGCCTATCGGGCGGAGGCCTCGATCATCTGCGGGGATCGGAGGCGGTTCCTGGCCAACACGCTGGCCACCGTCGTGCTGGGTGCGCTCTTCCTGGTTGGCGTGGGCCTGGAATGGGCGGAGGCATTTGTGCACTTCCCGCCCCGCGACCGCTTCGGGACGGTCTTCTTCACCCTCACCGGGACCCACGGCCTGCACGTCCTGAGCGGGGTCCTCCTGCTGCTGGGCGTCTACCTCCACGGCCGCCGCGGCCGCTACTCCCCCGAGGAGTACTGGCCCGTGGAGGCCGCCGTGAAGTACTGGCACTATGTCGACGTCGTGTGGGTCTTCATCTATCCCACGCTATACCTGGTGACGGCGTAG
- a CDS encoding cytochrome C oxidase subunit IV family protein, whose product MANQRALPDRFRLGLRVLIALLVLTAAELPVAFRVPHPVPYLILINLADAWLILYYFMHLGQTWQPEE is encoded by the coding sequence ATGGCGAATCAGCGTGCCCTGCCCGATCGGTTTCGCCTGGGACTCCGCGTGCTGATCGCGCTCCTGGTGCTGACGGCGGCCGAGCTGCCGGTGGCCTTCCGGGTGCCCCACCCTGTGCCCTACCTGATCCTGATCAACCTGGCCGACGCCTGGTTGATCCTGTACTACTTCATGCACCTGGGCCAGACATGGCAGCCGGAGGAGTGA
- a CDS encoding cbb3-type cytochrome c oxidase subunit I, translated as MTDDSMQSGPFGALLPVVRGLIVGVIGFLLGGGATVGAATLLGRSAWPAEAAISIGYLFGLTGWLLGVGVWDAWARGWFGLPLRREEVHGWPRYFRFTTDHKVIGVQYLVTFVALFLLAGLFAMLMRVELAAPGRTIMTAARYTHVMSMHGIIMIAVAVAAIIGGLGNYAVPLLIGADDMAFPRLNALSYWLVPPVAVLLVSTFFAGGFDTGWTAYPPLSEVNATGQVLFNLAVITFGLSSILGGVNFLVTIGRLRAPGMTWGRLPVFVWSVFAASLISLTATQFLAAGLVMILLDRIAGMAFFSALRGGAPLLYQHVFWFYSHPAVYIMILPGFGIALEVLTHFSRKPLYAYRWVVGGFLGIVALSFVVWAHHLYTSGMAEYLHGPFMATTELISIPTGLIFLAALGTLWMGKLWLRTPMLFALGFLFNFLIGGVTGIFNADVPTDLHLQDTYFVVGHFHYTIMGGMIFALFAGIYYWFPKITGRLYDEGLGRLHFWWMFITYNTTFIPMFWLGMFGMNRRIADYPPALGPVNLFISVSAFLLGASFLVFVFNMVHSWRRGPQAAANPWRARTLEWQVPSPPPEGNFPSPPQVTGHPYDYGVPGAVHAVVAVAGAAGPGAPVEG; from the coding sequence ATGACGGACGACTCAATGCAGAGCGGTCCCTTTGGGGCGTTGCTGCCGGTGGTCAGGGGGCTGATCGTTGGCGTGATCGGGTTTCTCCTGGGCGGAGGAGCCACCGTCGGGGCGGCGACGCTGCTGGGCCGGTCGGCCTGGCCGGCGGAGGCGGCAATCTCTATCGGGTATCTGTTCGGCCTGACAGGCTGGCTGCTGGGCGTGGGGGTGTGGGATGCCTGGGCCCGGGGCTGGTTCGGCCTGCCCCTGCGCCGGGAGGAGGTCCACGGCTGGCCCCGCTACTTCCGGTTCACCACCGACCACAAGGTCATCGGGGTCCAGTACCTGGTCACCTTCGTGGCGCTCTTCCTCCTGGCCGGGCTGTTCGCCATGCTGATGCGGGTGGAGCTGGCCGCCCCCGGGCGGACGATCATGACCGCCGCCCGCTACACCCACGTGATGAGCATGCACGGGATCATCATGATCGCCGTCGCCGTGGCCGCCATCATCGGCGGCCTGGGCAACTACGCCGTCCCCCTCCTGATCGGCGCCGACGACATGGCCTTCCCGCGCCTCAACGCCCTCAGTTACTGGCTGGTTCCCCCCGTGGCCGTGCTGCTGGTGTCCACCTTCTTCGCCGGCGGATTCGACACGGGCTGGACGGCCTACCCGCCGCTCAGCGAGGTCAACGCCACCGGCCAGGTCCTGTTCAACCTGGCGGTGATCACCTTCGGCCTGTCCTCGATCCTGGGGGGAGTGAACTTCCTGGTCACCATCGGCCGCCTGCGGGCGCCGGGGATGACCTGGGGGCGGCTGCCGGTGTTCGTCTGGTCGGTCTTCGCCGCGTCGCTGATCAGCCTCACGGCCACCCAGTTCCTGGCCGCCGGCCTGGTGATGATTCTGCTCGACCGCATCGCGGGCATGGCCTTCTTCTCCGCCCTGCGCGGGGGGGCGCCGCTGCTGTACCAGCACGTCTTCTGGTTCTACTCCCACCCGGCGGTCTACATCATGATCCTCCCCGGCTTCGGCATCGCCCTCGAGGTGCTGACGCACTTCTCGCGCAAGCCGCTGTACGCCTACCGCTGGGTGGTCGGAGGATTCCTGGGGATCGTCGCCCTCAGCTTCGTCGTCTGGGCGCACCATCTGTACACGAGCGGCATGGCCGAGTACCTCCACGGACCCTTCATGGCCACCACGGAGCTGATCTCCATCCCCACGGGACTGATCTTCCTGGCGGCGCTGGGCACCCTGTGGATGGGGAAGCTGTGGCTGCGGACCCCGATGCTCTTTGCCCTGGGATTCCTCTTCAACTTCCTGATCGGCGGCGTCACCGGCATCTTCAACGCCGACGTGCCGACCGACCTGCACCTGCAGGACACCTACTTCGTGGTCGGCCACTTCCACTACACGATCATGGGCGGCATGATCTTCGCCCTGTTCGCCGGCATCTACTACTGGTTCCCGAAGATCACCGGCCGCCTGTACGACGAGGGGCTGGGGCGGCTCCACTTCTGGTGGATGTTCATCACCTACAACACCACCTTCATCCCGATGTTCTGGCTGGGGATGTTCGGGATGAACCGGCGGATCGCCGACTATCCGCCGGCGCTCGGCCCGGTGAACCTGTTCATTTCCGTCTCGGCGTTCCTGCTGGGCGCCAGCTTCCTCGTCTTCGTCTTCAACATGGTCCACTCGTGGCGGCGCGGGCCGCAGGCGGCGGCCAACCCCTGGCGGGCGCGCACCCTGGAGTGGCAGGTGCCCTCGCCTCCGCCGGAAGGGAATTTCCCGTCTCCTCCGCAGGTGACGGGCCACCCCTACGACTACGGCGTGCCGGGCGCGGTGCACGCCGTGGTGGCCGTGGCCGGCGCCGCCGGACCGGGTGCGCCGGTGGAGGGCTGA
- the coxB gene encoding cytochrome c oxidase subunit II has protein sequence MRRHLAAALLWAALTAAGLWAARVDLLPLAAAREAAIIDEAFRLLLRLSVPVFAFVLAVLIYSLVRFRVRGEPREEGPPLFGRGIVPWVWLGVTSALAVYVIFNPGLRGLAELRANPTADLVVQVEGSRWQWKISYPQYDMTVREVVLPVGRRVRFDVTATDVLHSFWIPAFRVKIDAVPGMTTRVFVTPTVAGSYEDSYHLRLQCAELCGLGHNLMASPVRVVDAGGFEAWVARGKSR, from the coding sequence GTGAGGCGCCATCTCGCGGCGGCGCTCCTATGGGCGGCGCTGACCGCGGCCGGCCTCTGGGCCGCCCGGGTCGATCTCCTGCCGCTGGCCGCCGCGCGCGAGGCGGCCATCATCGACGAGGCCTTTCGTCTCCTGTTGCGGCTCAGCGTGCCGGTCTTCGCCTTTGTCCTCGCCGTCCTGATCTACAGCCTGGTCCGCTTCCGTGTCCGCGGGGAGCCCCGTGAGGAAGGGCCGCCGCTCTTTGGGCGCGGGATCGTCCCGTGGGTCTGGCTGGGGGTGACCTCGGCCCTGGCCGTCTACGTCATCTTCAACCCGGGACTGCGGGGGCTGGCCGAGCTGCGCGCCAATCCCACCGCCGACCTGGTGGTGCAGGTGGAGGGCTCGCGCTGGCAGTGGAAGATCTCTTACCCCCAATACGACATGACGGTCCGGGAGGTGGTGCTGCCGGTCGGTCGGCGGGTGCGCTTCGACGTCACGGCCACCGACGTACTGCACTCCTTCTGGATCCCCGCCTTCCGGGTGAAGATCGACGCGGTGCCCGGGATGACGACCCGCGTCTTCGTCACGCCCACCGTCGCCGGATCCTACGAGGACAGCTACCACCTGCGGTTGCAGTGCGCGGAGCTGTGCGGCCTGGGCCACAACCTGATGGCCAGCCCGGTGCGGGTCGTGGACGCCGGCGGGTTCGAGGCGTGGGTGGCCAGGGGGAAGTCGCGATGA
- a CDS encoding winged helix-turn-helix domain-containing protein — protein MTYATDPSTRARVLQVLRRGGCTMADLQRETGLSRATLRHHLLRLERDGLVTEAPSRAPRGRPPLVFRYRPTASGGGGSPDLALSVLAATLAAARRRSPRRFGTLLAAAAGDIAAGRREIGEIPEPETRLRAALAVLFDPATTEVRRTGGGFTVTVHSCPVLPAALRAPELCRLCPAVLGRLAGLRLRRRQCIVRGDFRCEYLATATPRGVVGSEGMRA, from the coding sequence ATGACCTACGCCACAGACCCTTCGACACGCGCCCGAGTGTTGCAGGTGTTGCGACGCGGCGGGTGCACGATGGCCGACCTGCAGCGCGAGACAGGGCTGTCGCGGGCGACCCTCCGGCATCACCTGCTGAGGCTGGAGAGGGACGGGCTGGTCACCGAGGCCCCTTCCCGCGCCCCCCGTGGCCGTCCGCCCCTTGTCTTCCGGTACCGGCCCACAGCCTCCGGGGGAGGCGGGTCGCCTGATCTCGCCCTCTCCGTTCTGGCCGCGACGCTGGCCGCCGCCCGGCGCCGCTCGCCCCGCCGTTTCGGCACGCTGCTCGCCGCGGCCGCCGGCGACATCGCCGCCGGCCGGCGGGAGATCGGGGAGATTCCGGAGCCGGAGACCAGGCTGCGGGCCGCCCTGGCCGTTCTGTTCGACCCGGCAACGACCGAGGTGCGGCGCACCGGCGGAGGTTTCACCGTCACTGTGCACAGCTGTCCGGTCCTGCCCGCCGCGCTGCGGGCTCCGGAGCTGTGCCGCCTCTGTCCCGCCGTGCTGGGCAGGCTGGCCGGCCTGCGGCTCCGGCGACGACAGTGCATCGTGCGGGGCGATTTCCGGTGCGAGTACCTGGCGACGGCGACGCCCCGCGGCGTCGTAGGGTCCGAGGGGATGAGGGCGTGA
- a CDS encoding carboxymuconolactone decarboxylase family protein: MATVELVEYGTASPAVREVFDDIMATRQVDWVNNFWKALAVQPELLRRTWEGVKAVMGPGALDPLTKELIYIAVSVTNGCRYCIHSHTAAARKKGMSEEMLAELMAVVGMANQTNALANGFQVEVDEAYRQGGR; the protein is encoded by the coding sequence ATGGCGACGGTCGAGCTGGTGGAGTATGGAACGGCGAGTCCGGCGGTGCGAGAGGTGTTCGACGACATCATGGCCACGCGCCAGGTCGACTGGGTGAACAACTTCTGGAAGGCCCTGGCCGTCCAGCCGGAGTTGTTGCGGCGCACCTGGGAGGGCGTGAAGGCGGTGATGGGGCCCGGGGCCCTTGACCCGCTGACCAAGGAGCTGATCTACATCGCCGTGAGTGTGACTAACGGCTGCCGCTACTGCATCCACAGCCACACCGCCGCGGCCCGGAAGAAGGGGATGAGCGAGGAGATGCTGGCCGAACTGATGGCGGTGGTCGGGATGGCCAACCAGACCAACGCGCTGGCCAACGGGTTCCAGGTAGAGGTGGACGAGGCCTACCGACAGGGGGGACGGTAG
- the asnB gene encoding asparagine synthase (glutamine-hydrolyzing), with protein MCGIVGVYSRNGPVSRVALTRATTALRHRGPDDENVWISPAGRVGLGHTRLSIVDLASRAHPLSSEDGAVRLVVNGEFYGDAEIRRDLERRGHRFRTRSDSEVALHLYEELGTDCLRHLRGEFAFILWDDRRAQLFAARDRFGIKPLFYAEHGGTLFLASEGKALLAAGLPAAWDEETVYDYLFFCMDRRRSLFRGIRQVPPGEFLLATARSSRLVRYWDITFPWARRGPRGLRGDELVERTRHLLEEAVRLRLRGDVPAGVLLSGGLDSSSVLGLAAAHAGHPLTVFTLAFEGDGFDEREPAARMARHVGARFNPLPVGEAALAETFVDTVLHGETVQLNGHASARFLLSRLVQRSGYKVVLSGEGGDELFAGYGFCQPPSSDAPNRGESLFRRLLRSFGSADRPEQVTAEISPWLYRLSRLAAVSAPSRHALADGLAMIRSVIAAEFLEKFRRRDPYGDLLLGLDLRRVVGREPARQLLYVWTKSFFVNYHLAADRLDMAHGVEVRLPFLDHVLFDAVSALPVSLLRMGDRPKGLLRAAVEPFVPPAISRRPKHGFLAPPLSLGEQGRTLALIQDAVRAPSFRSVPFLDPAGVLALLDRVPRLDPQRRRLADPLVLMVGSFAILHDRYRL; from the coding sequence ATGTGCGGCATCGTCGGCGTCTACTCACGGAACGGTCCCGTCAGCAGGGTGGCGCTGACCCGGGCCACGACGGCGCTCCGGCACCGCGGACCCGATGACGAGAACGTCTGGATCTCCCCCGCGGGGCGCGTCGGGTTGGGGCACACCCGGCTCAGCATCGTGGACCTGGCGTCGCGCGCCCACCCGCTGAGCAGCGAGGATGGGGCGGTGCGCCTCGTCGTCAACGGGGAGTTCTACGGGGACGCCGAGATCCGCCGCGATCTGGAGCGGCGCGGCCACCGCTTCCGGACCCGGTCGGACAGCGAGGTCGCCCTGCACTTGTACGAGGAACTGGGGACGGACTGCCTGCGGCATCTGCGCGGCGAGTTCGCCTTCATCCTCTGGGACGATCGGCGCGCGCAGCTCTTTGCGGCCCGCGACCGCTTCGGGATCAAGCCCCTGTTTTACGCGGAACACGGCGGCACGCTCTTCCTGGCCTCGGAGGGCAAGGCCCTGCTGGCCGCGGGTCTGCCCGCCGCCTGGGATGAGGAGACGGTGTACGATTACCTGTTTTTCTGCATGGACCGGCGACGATCGCTGTTCAGGGGCATCCGCCAGGTTCCTCCCGGGGAGTTCCTGCTCGCCACCGCCCGTTCCAGCCGCCTGGTGCGCTACTGGGACATCACGTTCCCTTGGGCCCGACGGGGGCCTCGCGGTCTCCGCGGCGATGAGCTCGTCGAGCGCACGCGCCACCTCCTCGAGGAGGCCGTCCGCCTCCGGCTGCGGGGGGACGTTCCCGCGGGCGTCCTCCTGAGCGGCGGCCTGGACTCTTCCTCCGTGCTGGGGCTCGCTGCGGCGCACGCCGGTCATCCGCTGACGGTGTTCACGCTCGCCTTCGAGGGAGACGGATTCGACGAACGCGAGCCGGCGGCCCGGATGGCGCGCCACGTCGGCGCCCGTTTCAATCCTCTCCCCGTGGGCGAGGCTGCGCTCGCCGAGACCTTCGTCGACACCGTCCTGCACGGAGAGACGGTTCAGCTGAACGGTCACGCATCGGCGCGCTTTCTGCTGAGCCGTCTTGTCCAGCGTTCCGGATACAAGGTGGTGCTGTCGGGGGAGGGCGGCGACGAGCTGTTCGCCGGATACGGTTTCTGTCAGCCCCCCTCTTCCGACGCTCCGAACCGTGGCGAGAGCCTTTTCCGGCGCCTCCTCCGAAGCTTCGGGTCTGCGGATCGGCCGGAGCAGGTGACGGCGGAGATTTCGCCGTGGCTGTACCGGCTGAGCCGCCTGGCCGCCGTTTCCGCCCCGAGCCGGCACGCGCTGGCGGACGGGCTGGCGATGATCCGTTCCGTGATCGCTGCGGAGTTCCTGGAGAAATTCCGAAGACGCGATCCCTACGGGGATCTCCTGCTGGGACTGGATCTCCGGCGGGTGGTGGGGCGCGAGCCGGCCAGGCAACTCCTGTACGTCTGGACGAAGTCCTTCTTCGTCAACTATCACCTGGCCGCCGACCGCCTGGATATGGCCCACGGCGTCGAGGTGCGTCTGCCCTTCCTCGACCACGTCCTGTTCGACGCCGTCAGCGCGCTCCCGGTGTCTCTGCTGCGCATGGGGGACAGGCCGAAGGGGCTGCTGCGCGCGGCCGTGGAACCTTTCGTCCCGCCTGCGATCTCCCGGCGGCCCAAGCACGGCTTCCTGGCCCCGCCTCTGTCCCTCGGCGAGCAGGGCAGGACCCTGGCTCTCATCCAGGACGCGGTGCGCGCTCCGTCCTTCCGCTCGGTGCCCTTCCTGGATCCCGCGGGGGTGCTGGCGCTGCTGGACCGGGTGCCCCGGCTCGACCCGCAGCGGCGGCGGCTCGCCGACCCGCTGGTCCTCATGGTCGGGTCCTTCGCGATCCTGCACGACCGCTACCGCCTCTGA
- a CDS encoding NAD(P)/FAD-dependent oxidoreductase — MSDLYDAVVVGAGPNGLAAGITLARAGLRVLILEAAATVGGGARSAELTLPGFVHDVCSAFHPLGLASPFMRSLPLESHGLRWIHPPVPLAHPLDRGAAVLLERTVETTAQGVDPDTDAYRRLMQPLVAGADALLDDLLGPLRLPQHPVLTARFGLAGLRSVRAVAGRFSGPKARALLAGLGAHAILPLHAPGTAAFALILGMLGHLVGWPVAEGGTQRIADALASVFRSLGGTIQTRSPVTSLADLPSSRAVLLDLSPRQVAHIAGDRLPDGYRRRLARYRYGPGAFKVDWALDGPIPWAAPECLRAGVVHVGGTLEEIAAAEDAVARGRVPERPFVLVGQQSLFDASRAPYPRQTAWAYCHVPSGSREEMTGRIEAQIERFAPGFRERILARSVRFPADLERENPNFVGGDIAAGSQDLRQLLARSLRRDPYATPVKGLYLCSASTPPGAGVHGMCGYHAARSALRREFGM, encoded by the coding sequence GTGAGCGATCTGTATGACGCGGTCGTGGTGGGCGCCGGGCCGAACGGCCTGGCGGCGGGAATCACCCTGGCCCGCGCGGGCCTCCGCGTCCTGATCCTGGAGGCGGCGGCGACCGTCGGCGGAGGAGCGCGCTCGGCCGAGCTCACGCTGCCCGGCTTCGTTCACGATGTCTGCTCCGCCTTCCATCCCCTGGGCCTGGCCTCGCCCTTCATGCGCTCACTCCCGCTGGAATCTCACGGCCTGCGCTGGATCCATCCTCCGGTGCCCCTGGCCCACCCCCTCGATCGCGGTGCGGCCGTCCTGCTGGAGCGGACGGTGGAAACCACCGCGCAGGGCGTGGATCCGGACACAGACGCCTACCGCCGTCTGATGCAGCCGCTGGTCGCCGGCGCCGACGCGCTGCTCGACGACCTTCTGGGGCCGCTGCGACTGCCGCAGCATCCCGTCCTTACGGCCCGATTCGGCCTGGCCGGCCTCCGCTCCGTGCGCGCCGTCGCCGGGCGGTTTTCCGGCCCGAAGGCCCGGGCCCTGCTGGCCGGACTGGGCGCGCACGCCATCCTTCCCCTCCACGCCCCGGGCACCGCCGCGTTCGCCCTGATCCTGGGGATGCTGGGCCACCTCGTCGGCTGGCCCGTGGCGGAAGGGGGAACGCAGCGTATCGCCGACGCTCTGGCCTCGGTCTTCCGGTCGCTGGGCGGCACCATCCAGACCCGGTCGCCGGTGACGTCCCTCGCGGACCTCCCCTCCTCGCGGGCGGTCTTGCTCGATCTGAGCCCCCGGCAGGTCGCGCACATTGCCGGGGACCGCCTTCCGGACGGCTACCGCCGTCGCCTTGCCCGCTACCGCTACGGTCCCGGCGCATTCAAGGTGGACTGGGCCCTCGACGGCCCCATCCCCTGGGCCGCGCCCGAGTGCCTCCGGGCCGGCGTCGTACACGTCGGCGGCACGCTCGAGGAGATCGCTGCGGCCGAGGACGCGGTGGCCCGAGGCCGGGTGCCCGAGCGGCCCTTCGTGCTGGTCGGCCAGCAGAGCCTGTTTGACGCGAGCCGCGCGCCCTATCCTCGACAGACGGCGTGGGCGTACTGCCATGTCCCTTCTGGATCCCGGGAGGAGATGACCGGGCGGATCGAGGCGCAGATCGAGCGCTTCGCCCCCGGATTCCGCGAGCGGATCCTCGCCCGGAGCGTCCGCTTCCCTGCCGATCTGGAGCGCGAGAACCCCAACTTCGTCGGGGGCGACATCGCCGCCGGCTCCCAGGACCTGCGGCAGCTCCTGGCGCGCTCGCTCCGTCGCGATCCCTACGCCACCCCCGTCAAGGGCCTCTACCTCTGCTCGGCCTCCACCCCGCCGGGGGCGGGCGTTCACGGCATGTGCGGCTACCACGCCGCCCGCTCCGCCCTGCGGCGGGAGTTCGGGATGTGA
- a CDS encoding DinB family protein has protein sequence METIAVERFVEAVAALLEEIHVGPPDPHSTWVTSNEPGSGVVGTLEGIPADVASRPPAPGMNTIAAHAEHLRYALELAIRALDGEDAYATADWAGSWRTQTVDGPRWDRLRAALREQHRRLLDILRDRRDWSDRDTLWGVLALVGHGAYHLGAIRQLARLLTSSRSRGRSRGGTRRPESPGRF, from the coding sequence ATGGAGACCATTGCCGTGGAGCGGTTCGTGGAGGCGGTGGCAGCCCTGCTGGAGGAAATCCACGTCGGGCCGCCTGATCCCCACTCCACCTGGGTGACGAGCAACGAACCGGGGTCTGGGGTGGTGGGGACTCTTGAGGGCATTCCCGCGGATGTGGCCTCCCGTCCGCCGGCCCCGGGCATGAACACCATCGCCGCCCACGCCGAGCACCTGCGGTACGCGCTGGAGCTGGCCATCCGCGCCCTCGACGGCGAGGACGCATACGCCACCGCCGATTGGGCGGGCAGCTGGCGGACGCAGACGGTGGATGGACCGAGGTGGGACAGGCTGCGCGCGGCCCTGCGGGAGCAGCACCGCCGTCTCCTGGACATCCTCCGCGACCGCCGGGACTGGTCGGATCGGGACACGCTGTGGGGAGTGCTGGCCCTGGTCGGCCACGGGGCCTACCACCTGGGAGCCATCCGCCAGCTGGCCCGGCTGCTCACATCTTCCAGATCGCGGGGCCGGTCCCGGGGCGGAACACGAAGACCTGAATCACCTGGCCGCTTCTGA